From a single Micromonospora sp. WMMD1102 genomic region:
- the cobT gene encoding nicotinate-nucleotide--dimethylbenzimidazole phosphoribosyltransferase, with the protein MLDATLAEIGPLDEDAMAAAHDLHARLTKPAGSLGALEELSVRLAGLAGVCPPPLPEPAAVAIFAADHGVHAQGVTPWPQEVTAQMVGNFLSGGAVVNAFARQTGATVIVVDVGVATPLAQARVPAQRSARALPRLVDAKVRAGTRDMTARPALTREEAREAVETGIRTAHELLDSGAGILVTGDMGIANTTAAAALIAVFTGIDPAEATGRGTGIDDVTYARKVAVVRAALARHVPDPADPLGVLAAFGGLEHAALAGFVLGGAARRVPVLLDGVNAVAAALAAAAFAPDAVGAMVAGHRSAEPGATAGLDRLGLLPIIDLGLRLGEGTGALLGYPVVAGAVRVLHEVATFDAAGVSEK; encoded by the coding sequence ATGTTGGATGCCACCCTCGCCGAGATCGGTCCCCTCGACGAGGATGCCATGGCCGCGGCGCACGACCTGCACGCCAGACTGACCAAGCCGGCCGGTTCACTCGGTGCGCTGGAGGAACTCTCGGTACGCCTCGCCGGGCTGGCCGGCGTCTGCCCGCCGCCGCTGCCCGAGCCCGCCGCGGTGGCGATCTTCGCCGCCGACCACGGGGTGCACGCCCAGGGAGTGACTCCGTGGCCGCAGGAGGTCACCGCGCAGATGGTCGGCAACTTCCTGTCCGGCGGTGCGGTGGTGAACGCGTTCGCCCGGCAGACCGGTGCCACCGTGATCGTGGTGGACGTCGGGGTGGCCACCCCGCTGGCCCAGGCCAGGGTGCCGGCGCAGCGTTCGGCGCGCGCGCTTCCCCGGCTGGTCGACGCGAAGGTCCGGGCCGGCACCCGGGACATGACGGCCCGGCCCGCCCTGACCCGGGAGGAGGCGCGCGAGGCGGTCGAGACCGGCATCCGGACGGCACACGAACTGCTCGACTCCGGCGCCGGCATCCTGGTCACCGGTGACATGGGGATCGCCAACACCACGGCCGCCGCCGCGTTGATCGCCGTCTTCACCGGGATCGACCCGGCCGAGGCCACCGGACGGGGTACCGGGATCGACGACGTCACGTACGCCCGCAAGGTCGCCGTGGTCCGGGCGGCGCTGGCCCGGCACGTACCCGATCCGGCCGACCCGCTCGGCGTGCTGGCCGCGTTCGGCGGGCTGGAACACGCGGCGCTGGCCGGTTTCGTCCTCGGCGGCGCCGCGCGGCGGGTTCCGGTGCTGCTGGACGGGGTGAACGCGGTCGCCGCCGCGCTCGCGGCGGCTGCCTTCGCCCCGGACGCGGTCGGCGCGATGGTCGCCGGGCACCGCTCGGCCGAACCGGGCGCGACCGCCGGTTTGGACCGGCTGGGTCTGCTGCCGATAATCGACCTGGGCCTACGGCTCGGCGAGGGCACCGGCGCCCTGCTCGGCTATCCGGTGGTCGCCGGTGCGGTGCGGGTACTGCACGAGGTGGCCACCTTCGACGCGGCGGGAGTGTCGGAGAAATGA
- the cobC gene encoding Rv2231c family pyridoxal phosphate-dependent protein CobC, whose translation MSRPAPTPPPHGPAPAHPRPDLGQHDPDLGHHGDVELAPGLVDLAVNVQRQPMPAWLREPILASMETLTAYPDPDPARAAVAARHRRPADEVLLTAGAAEGFVLLAQAFREARRPVVVHPQFTEPEAALRAAGHRVERVLLRAGTGFRLDPELVPADADLVFVGNPTNPTSVLHPADVLASLARPGRVLVVDEAFADSTLGPGAGTPAADAFGDITEPDSPASRRTAEPESLASRRDLPGLVVVRSLTKTWGLAGLRIGYLLAPAGLVRQLAAVQPLWAVSTPALAAAAACATPAAVREERRIAARLAVERSYLVRRLGELPRVRVAGTPASAFVLVHLPGAARVRLALRDRGFAVRRGDTFPGLGPDWLRLAVRDTATTDLFVAALAGILEE comes from the coding sequence ATGTCCCGGCCCGCGCCCACACCACCACCCCACGGGCCCGCTCCCGCCCATCCCAGACCCGATCTCGGTCAGCACGATCCCGATCTCGGTCACCACGGCGACGTCGAGCTGGCCCCCGGCCTGGTGGATCTCGCGGTGAACGTCCAGCGGCAGCCGATGCCGGCCTGGCTGCGGGAGCCGATCCTCGCCTCGATGGAGACGCTTACCGCCTATCCCGACCCCGACCCGGCCCGGGCCGCCGTCGCCGCCCGGCACCGCCGCCCGGCCGACGAGGTACTGCTGACCGCCGGAGCGGCGGAGGGTTTCGTACTGCTCGCCCAGGCGTTCCGGGAAGCGCGCCGGCCGGTCGTCGTACACCCGCAGTTCACCGAACCGGAGGCGGCACTGCGGGCGGCCGGACACCGGGTGGAGCGGGTGCTGCTGCGGGCCGGCACCGGCTTCCGGCTGGACCCCGAACTGGTACCGGCCGACGCCGACCTGGTCTTCGTCGGCAACCCGACCAACCCCACCTCGGTACTGCATCCGGCGGACGTACTCGCCAGCCTGGCCCGCCCCGGCCGGGTGCTGGTCGTCGACGAGGCATTCGCGGACTCCACCCTCGGCCCCGGAGCCGGCACCCCTGCGGCAGACGCTTTCGGCGACATCACCGAACCGGACTCCCCGGCGAGCCGGCGCACCGCCGAACCCGAGTCCCTGGCGAGTCGGCGCGACCTTCCGGGGCTGGTCGTGGTGCGCAGCCTCACCAAGACCTGGGGGCTGGCCGGACTCCGGATCGGCTACCTGCTCGCCCCGGCCGGGCTGGTGCGACAGCTGGCGGCGGTACAACCGCTCTGGGCGGTCTCGACCCCCGCGCTCGCCGCGGCGGCGGCCTGCGCCACGCCCGCCGCCGTGCGGGAGGAGCGCCGGATCGCCGCCCGGCTCGCCGTCGAGCGGTCGTACCTGGTGCGTCGGCTGGGCGAACTGCCCCGGGTACGCGTCGCCGGCACCCCGGCCAGCGCGTTCGTCCTGGTGCACCTGCCCGGGGCGGCGCGGGTACGGCTGGCCCTGCGCGACCGGGGTTTCGCGGTACGCCGGGGTGACACCTTCCCCGGTCTGGGCCCCGACTGGCTGCGTCTGGCGGTACGGGACACTGCCACCACCGACCTGTTCGTGGCCGCGTTGGCCGGGATCCTGGAGGAATGA
- a CDS encoding SURF1 family protein, which produces MYRFLLTPRWLGILALTLAAATVMVLLGNWQLSRYQERAAINQRIDETAKLAPVPVEEVLPRPDGPAGSAGQPPPAGAAWTRVSVTGRYDSANVILVRSRTVQSRVGFEVLTPLRLADGSAVLVDRGWIPPAPGGAAVTRPEIPAAPSGDVTVVGRVHLSESKPDAVLRRDGRIETRRIAVPALARELPYPVYSAYLLLDEQTPAADPAFSAIPIRHENDWQNGGYVVQWWLFALLALVGFGWAARREARGDLKDPDAHRDRAGQDRAGQDRAGQDRAGLEGRADLPAGAAPNS; this is translated from the coding sequence GTGTACCGGTTCCTGCTCACGCCCCGCTGGCTGGGCATCCTCGCGCTGACCCTGGCGGCGGCCACCGTGATGGTGCTGCTGGGCAACTGGCAGCTGAGTCGCTACCAGGAGCGGGCCGCGATCAACCAGCGGATCGACGAGACCGCGAAGCTGGCACCGGTGCCGGTCGAGGAGGTGCTCCCCCGGCCGGACGGCCCGGCTGGCAGCGCCGGGCAGCCGCCGCCGGCCGGCGCGGCCTGGACCCGGGTCAGCGTGACCGGGCGGTACGACAGCGCGAACGTGATCCTGGTCCGCAGCCGTACCGTGCAGAGCAGGGTCGGTTTCGAGGTGCTCACCCCGTTGCGGCTGGCCGACGGCAGCGCCGTACTCGTGGACCGGGGCTGGATCCCGCCGGCCCCGGGCGGCGCGGCGGTCACCCGGCCCGAGATCCCCGCCGCCCCCTCCGGCGACGTGACGGTGGTCGGCCGGGTACACCTGTCGGAGAGCAAGCCGGACGCGGTGCTCCGGCGGGACGGCCGGATCGAGACGCGGCGGATCGCCGTGCCGGCGCTGGCCCGGGAGTTGCCGTACCCGGTCTACTCCGCCTACCTGCTGCTGGACGAGCAGACCCCGGCCGCCGATCCGGCCTTCTCCGCAATACCGATCCGGCACGAGAACGACTGGCAGAACGGCGGGTACGTCGTCCAGTGGTGGTTGTTCGCGCTGCTGGCGCTGGTCGGGTTCGGCTGGGCGGCCCGCCGGGAGGCGCGCGGCGACCTGAAGGACCCCGACGCGCACCGGGACCGGGCCGGACAGGACCGGGCTGGGCAGGACCGAGCCGGACAGGATCGGGCTGGGCTGGAGGGCCGGGCTGACCTGCCGGCCGGGGCGGCGCCGAACTCCTGA
- a CDS encoding cobyrinate a,c-diamide synthase, protein MIAAPRLVVSAPSSGHGKTAIAVGLLAALAARGLDAAGFKVGPDHTDAAYLGLAAGRPGRNLDPRLVGAQRIAPLFAHGSGDAEIAVVEGTMGLFDSLAGRPEVDSTAAIATTLRAPVVLVVDVGSMGQSVAALAHGFRAYDEMLWLGGVILNRVASDRHEQLLRDALDDIGVPVFGALRRRDLPAVLPSRQHGVVPVMQRGVEAYRGVRRLGEAIAGAVDLDRLMALARSAPRVPVTAWSAAEALAELGPVDEAPAKNTVVALAGGPALSYSYAETAELLAAAGAEVVTFDPLRDETLPAEAGALTIGGGLPETYAEELSANRRLCIAVAELARTGRPVIAEGAGLLWLAREFDGHPMCGVLDAAGASLDRIVVGYREATAQADTPVARLGARVVGYKQHRGVLTPRAGQTPAWSWGGGPPEGFVWRRVHASQLTLHWASSPVIASRLVAAAAAAASTPAPATPTSGAPATPTSGAPATPTSGAPATPTSGAPAGPTSGAPAAPTSGAPAAPASGAPAGPPSGAPDGLGAPLSGASVAPVPPASVSPAGPASVSPAPPGVAAGPPAGHRPAGPAGAPPVSNGGAPQGAASRPPAGPPRPAAGLPGSGPAPQPGTRPAGLPGSGPAPQPGTRPAGLPGSGPAPQPGPRPAGTSGAGSAPRPRLVPADEQMAPGGAADRPVRPADGPDGAGAASPAGRAEAEPAAQGARPAGPGGAERVATSERVAGAAPTSPAGGPVG, encoded by the coding sequence ATGATCGCCGCGCCGCGCCTAGTGGTGAGCGCACCGTCGTCCGGACACGGCAAGACCGCCATCGCGGTCGGCCTGCTCGCCGCGCTCGCCGCCCGTGGGCTGGACGCCGCCGGGTTCAAGGTCGGCCCCGACCACACCGACGCCGCCTACCTCGGACTCGCCGCCGGCCGCCCCGGCCGCAACCTCGACCCCCGGCTGGTCGGCGCGCAGCGGATCGCCCCGCTCTTCGCACACGGCTCCGGCGACGCCGAGATCGCGGTCGTGGAGGGCACGATGGGGCTCTTCGACAGCCTGGCCGGCCGGCCCGAGGTCGACTCCACCGCCGCGATCGCCACCACCCTGCGGGCCCCGGTGGTGCTGGTCGTCGACGTGGGCTCGATGGGCCAGTCGGTCGCCGCGCTGGCGCACGGCTTCCGGGCGTACGACGAGATGCTCTGGCTCGGCGGCGTGATCCTGAACCGGGTCGCCTCGGACCGGCACGAGCAACTGCTCCGGGACGCGCTGGACGACATCGGCGTACCGGTCTTCGGCGCGCTGCGCCGACGGGACCTGCCCGCCGTCCTGCCGTCCCGGCAGCACGGCGTGGTGCCGGTGATGCAGCGCGGCGTCGAGGCGTACCGGGGGGTGCGCCGACTCGGCGAGGCGATCGCCGGAGCCGTCGACCTCGACCGGCTGATGGCGCTGGCCCGCTCGGCACCCCGGGTACCGGTGACCGCCTGGTCGGCCGCGGAGGCGCTCGCCGAACTGGGGCCGGTCGACGAGGCACCGGCCAAGAACACCGTGGTGGCGCTGGCCGGCGGCCCGGCGCTGTCGTACTCGTACGCCGAGACCGCCGAACTGCTTGCCGCGGCCGGTGCCGAGGTGGTCACCTTCGACCCGCTCCGCGACGAGACCCTGCCGGCCGAGGCCGGTGCGTTGACGATCGGCGGAGGGCTGCCGGAGACGTACGCCGAGGAGCTGTCGGCGAACCGGCGGCTCTGTATCGCGGTTGCCGAACTGGCCCGTACCGGCCGACCGGTGATCGCCGAGGGTGCCGGCCTGCTCTGGCTGGCCCGGGAGTTCGACGGGCACCCGATGTGCGGCGTACTGGACGCCGCCGGGGCGAGCCTGGACCGGATCGTGGTCGGCTACCGCGAGGCGACGGCGCAGGCGGACACCCCGGTGGCCCGGCTCGGTGCCCGGGTGGTCGGCTACAAGCAGCACCGTGGCGTGCTGACGCCCCGGGCCGGACAGACCCCGGCCTGGAGCTGGGGCGGCGGCCCGCCGGAGGGGTTCGTCTGGCGCCGGGTGCACGCCTCCCAGTTGACGCTGCACTGGGCGAGCAGCCCGGTGATAGCCAGCCGCCTCGTCGCCGCCGCGGCGGCGGCTGCCAGCACGCCCGCACCCGCCACCCCGACGTCCGGAGCGCCCGCCACCCCGACGTCCGGAGCGCCCGCCACCCCGACGTCCGGAGCGCCCGCCACCCCGACGTCCGGAGCGCCCGCCGGCCCGACGTCCGGAGCGCCTGCGGCCCCCACGTCCGGAGCGCCTGCGGCCCCGGCATCCGGAGCGCCTGCTGGCCCTCCGTCCGGAGCACCCGATGGCTTGGGGGCGCCACTCTCCGGGGCATCGGTCGCTCCGGTCCCGCCGGCCTCCGTGTCACCGGCCGGCCCGGCGTCCGTATCGCCGGCCCCCCCGGGCGTGGCTGCCGGCCCGCCCGCCGGCCACCGGCCGGCCGGCCCAGCGGGTGCGCCGCCGGTGTCGAACGGTGGGGCACCGCAGGGGGCAGCCAGCCGCCCACCCGCCGGTCCGCCGAGGCCAGCGGCCGGACTGCCCGGATCTGGGCCGGCGCCGCAGCCGGGAACGAGGCCGGCCGGACTGCCCGGATCTGGGCCGGCGCCGCAGCCGGGAACGAGGCCGGCCGGACTGCCCGGATCTGGGCCGGCGCCGCAGCCCGGACCAAGGCCGGCCGGGACTTCCGGAGCGGGTTCCGCACCACGTCCCAGGCTGGTACCCGCCGACGAGCAGATGGCGCCCGGAGGTGCCGCCGACAGGCCGGTCCGGCCAGCTGACGGGCCGGATGGGGCGGGCGCGGCATCCCCGGCGGGCCGGGCGGAGGCCGAACCTGCCGCGCAGGGCGCCCGACCCGCTGGCCCGGGCGGAGCCGAGCGGGTGGCGACGTCCGAGCGGGTGGCAGGTGCCGCGCCGACCAGCCCGGCCGGTGGGCCGGTGGGGTGA
- a CDS encoding transglycosylase domain-containing protein: MTNPTTRATSGRLVPLFRAGVISGVVVAAALFPFVAVGGLAAKAGADLVEKTPADLLNSAPAQTSYVYAADGTTLITTFYEEHRRYVPLSQMSPYVQQAIVASEDSRFYEHNGVDPKGVLRAFVANQQAGGVSQGASTLTMQYVRMALRDSAKTPMEARQATEQTPIRKLREMRLALDLEKETTKAQILERYLNSAYFGHRAYGIYSASEIFFSKLPKDLTPVEAATLAGLVKAPTAYDPASSDRKAATDRRNYVLDRMQAMGYLSAQATAAAKAEPIQLRLSNPPNDCMSVPEQHNSWGFFCDYLKAWWATQPAFGSNSLERLDKLRRGGYTIVTSLDPRMQEIADGQVQGAEAIGSPYGHGLVAVEPGTGYVRSMAVNRTYSLDQSENGPHSDPSRRSRTKGNYPNTVVPLLGGGDLPGYQAGSTFKMFTMLAALDAGLPLSTAFNSPHRFVSIYPDGSGGPTDCGGFWCPSNASGAMSGTQTMWSGFGKSVNTYFVWLEQKVGAENVVRLAERLGLQWRTDIDKRQASPSQANKWGSFTLGVSDVTPLEMANAYATVAAEGRFCEALPVSSIVAADGRPATYRTGTGMDIEIALPRCSQQVSADAARAATDAARCPTGDTPARGSCGGWSTADRVRGIVGRPVAGKTGTTDSDRAAWFAGFTPELAAASFLSDPDSPMNPVGSGPANKPIDAVAGFLKEALKDQPVRQFNPPSDEIVG, from the coding sequence GTGACCAACCCCACCACCCGGGCTACCTCCGGTCGTCTCGTACCCCTGTTCCGAGCTGGCGTCATCTCCGGCGTGGTCGTCGCGGCGGCGCTCTTCCCGTTCGTCGCGGTCGGCGGGCTCGCCGCCAAGGCCGGCGCCGACCTGGTGGAGAAGACCCCGGCCGACCTGCTCAACTCGGCCCCCGCGCAGACCAGCTACGTCTACGCCGCCGACGGGACCACCCTGATTACCACCTTCTACGAGGAGCACCGCCGATACGTGCCGCTCTCGCAGATGTCGCCGTACGTCCAGCAGGCGATCGTGGCCTCCGAGGACTCCCGGTTCTACGAACACAACGGGGTCGACCCCAAGGGCGTACTCCGGGCCTTCGTCGCCAACCAGCAGGCCGGCGGGGTGTCCCAGGGCGCCTCCACGCTGACCATGCAGTACGTCCGGATGGCCCTGCGGGACAGTGCGAAGACCCCGATGGAGGCGCGGCAGGCCACCGAGCAGACGCCGATCCGCAAGCTCCGCGAGATGCGCCTCGCCCTGGACCTGGAGAAGGAGACGACGAAGGCGCAGATCCTGGAGCGCTATCTCAACTCGGCCTACTTCGGCCACCGGGCGTACGGCATCTACTCGGCATCGGAGATCTTCTTCTCCAAGCTGCCGAAGGACCTCACCCCGGTCGAGGCGGCCACCCTCGCCGGGCTGGTCAAGGCGCCGACCGCGTACGACCCGGCCAGCTCGGACCGGAAGGCCGCCACCGACCGGCGCAACTACGTACTCGACCGGATGCAGGCGATGGGGTACCTCTCCGCACAGGCCACGGCGGCGGCGAAGGCCGAGCCGATCCAGTTGCGCCTGAGCAACCCGCCGAACGACTGCATGTCGGTCCCGGAGCAGCACAACAGCTGGGGCTTCTTCTGCGACTACCTCAAGGCGTGGTGGGCCACCCAGCCGGCCTTCGGCAGCAACTCGCTGGAGCGCCTCGACAAGCTGCGCCGGGGCGGCTACACCATCGTGACCAGCCTGGACCCGAGGATGCAGGAGATCGCCGACGGGCAGGTGCAGGGCGCGGAGGCGATCGGCAGCCCGTACGGGCACGGCCTGGTCGCCGTCGAACCCGGCACCGGCTACGTCAGGTCGATGGCGGTGAACCGGACCTACTCGCTGGACCAGAGCGAGAACGGTCCGCACTCCGACCCGAGCAGGCGCAGCCGGACGAAGGGCAACTATCCGAACACCGTGGTACCGCTGCTCGGCGGCGGGGATCTCCCCGGCTACCAGGCGGGATCGACGTTCAAGATGTTCACCATGCTCGCCGCGCTCGACGCCGGGCTCCCGCTGAGTACGGCGTTCAACTCGCCGCACCGGTTCGTCTCGATCTATCCGGACGGCAGCGGCGGCCCGACCGACTGCGGCGGATTCTGGTGCCCGTCGAACGCCAGCGGCGCGATGAGCGGCACCCAGACCATGTGGTCCGGCTTCGGCAAGTCGGTGAACACGTACTTCGTGTGGCTGGAGCAGAAGGTCGGCGCCGAGAACGTGGTCCGGCTGGCGGAACGGCTGGGGTTGCAGTGGCGTACCGACATCGACAAGCGGCAGGCGTCGCCGAGCCAGGCGAACAAGTGGGGTTCGTTCACCCTCGGGGTCTCCGACGTCACCCCGCTGGAGATGGCCAACGCGTACGCGACGGTCGCCGCCGAGGGACGGTTCTGCGAGGCGCTGCCGGTCAGCTCGATCGTCGCGGCGGACGGCAGGCCGGCGACGTACCGGACCGGTACCGGAATGGACATCGAGATCGCGCTGCCCCGGTGCAGCCAGCAGGTGAGCGCCGACGCGGCCCGGGCCGCCACCGACGCCGCCCGCTGCCCGACCGGGGACACCCCGGCCCGGGGCTCCTGCGGTGGCTGGTCCACCGCCGACCGGGTCCGGGGCATCGTCGGTCGGCCGGTGGCCGGCAAGACGGGTACCACCGACAGCGACCGGGCCGCCTGGTTCGCCGGCTTCACCCCGGAGCTGGCCGCCGCGAGCTTCCTCTCCGATCCGGACAGCCCGATGAACCCGGTCGGTTCGGGCCCGGCGAACAAGCCGATCGACGCGGTCGCCGGATTCCTGAAAGAGGCCCTGAAGGACCAGCCGGTACGCCAGTTCAACCCGCCCTCGGACGAGATCGTGGGCTGA
- a CDS encoding GNAT family N-acetyltransferase: MSGEVAVRRFPTLTVSTPRVHVRPLRRSDAAAVSTIFGDKQTQRWLPFQRELGQIDAESWCTEMAQERRDSGNGDHYGVIRREDERLVGCLWTKRTDWGGRVTEVSYAIAPEARGFGMAAEAVDAIAVALILEHGLQRLELRVAPGNTASRRVAEKAGFTYEGLLRNAGYVHSGRVDLEVWSLVAADLHAPGH, translated from the coding sequence ATGAGCGGAGAGGTGGCGGTGCGCCGCTTTCCGACCCTGACCGTGTCGACCCCGCGGGTGCACGTACGTCCGTTGCGCCGGTCGGACGCGGCGGCGGTGTCGACGATCTTCGGCGACAAGCAGACCCAGCGTTGGCTGCCGTTCCAGCGCGAACTGGGGCAAATCGACGCGGAGTCCTGGTGCACCGAGATGGCCCAGGAACGGCGGGACAGCGGCAACGGCGACCACTACGGCGTGATCCGGCGTGAGGACGAGCGGCTGGTGGGCTGCCTCTGGACTAAACGTACCGACTGGGGAGGCCGGGTCACCGAGGTGTCGTACGCGATCGCGCCGGAGGCGCGCGGCTTCGGCATGGCCGCCGAGGCGGTCGACGCGATAGCCGTCGCGTTGATCCTGGAGCACGGTCTCCAGCGCCTCGAACTGCGGGTGGCACCCGGCAACACGGCGTCCAGACGGGTCGCGGAGAAGGCCGGGTTCACCTACGAGGGGCTGCTGCGCAACGCCGGTTACGTGCACAGCGGCCGGGTCGACCTGGAGGTCTGGTCGCTGGTCGCCGCCGACCTGCACGCGCCCGGCCACTGA
- a CDS encoding ATP-dependent DNA ligase, giving the protein MRFVDLAATSTAVAATSGRRAKVELLAEALRNLAPAELVAGSGYLAGELRQRQTGVGYASLRELPPAAEEPTLTVAGVDAAIAELAEVRGPGSQQRRRELLAALFGAATTEERRLLLGLFSGELRQGAQTGLLAEAVARAAEVPLPTVRRAVLLAGDLKTVAAAALTGGSAALTGFALQVGRPLAPMLAQSAASVEEALDAVGLPAVVDVKLDGIRIQVHRSGDDIAVFTRSLDEITSRVPEVVAAVRSLPARELVLDGEAIALDAAGRPRPFQETASRAATRGARRAVRDETGQGRDPDGAADDGSRSFGAAPAEASTAGSVRSVGPVDISEVPRIGSSGVAPAEIPGPERPTAVAPAVVAAASTGGGVVLTPYFFDILHLDGVDLLDAPGHERWTALARTVAPAQLVERITVDTAEQASAAFAAAVDAGHEGIVVKAPEAAYDAGRRGAAWVKVKPRHTLDLVVLAVEWGSGRRKGWLSNLHLGARDPETGGFVMLGKTFKGLTDELLRWQTERFQELAVERGDWVVRVRPEQVVEIAFDGVQSSPRYPGGVALRFARVLRYRDDKSAAEADTIDTVRAIHAGRRPD; this is encoded by the coding sequence GTGCGCTTCGTTGACCTGGCAGCCACCTCCACCGCCGTCGCCGCCACCTCCGGGCGGCGGGCCAAGGTCGAGCTGCTCGCCGAGGCGCTGCGCAACCTCGCCCCGGCGGAGCTGGTCGCCGGCTCCGGCTATCTCGCCGGTGAGCTGCGCCAGCGGCAGACCGGAGTCGGCTACGCCAGCCTCCGCGAGCTGCCCCCGGCGGCCGAAGAGCCGACCCTGACGGTGGCCGGGGTCGACGCGGCGATAGCGGAGCTGGCCGAGGTGCGCGGGCCGGGCTCCCAGCAACGCCGCCGGGAGCTGTTGGCGGCCCTCTTCGGTGCCGCCACGACCGAGGAGCGGCGGCTGCTGCTCGGCCTGTTCAGCGGCGAGCTGCGGCAGGGTGCCCAGACCGGCCTGCTGGCCGAGGCGGTCGCCCGAGCGGCCGAGGTGCCGCTGCCGACGGTCCGCCGGGCCGTGCTGCTCGCCGGTGACCTGAAGACGGTCGCGGCGGCGGCCCTCACCGGCGGCTCGGCGGCGCTTACCGGGTTCGCGTTGCAGGTCGGTCGCCCGCTCGCGCCGATGCTGGCGCAGAGCGCGGCCTCGGTCGAGGAGGCGCTGGACGCCGTCGGGCTGCCGGCGGTGGTCGACGTGAAACTGGACGGTATCCGGATCCAGGTGCACCGCTCCGGCGACGACATCGCCGTCTTCACCCGCAGTCTGGACGAGATCACCTCGCGGGTTCCCGAGGTGGTGGCGGCGGTCCGTTCGCTGCCCGCCCGGGAGCTGGTGCTGGACGGCGAGGCGATCGCCCTCGACGCCGCCGGCCGGCCACGACCGTTCCAGGAGACCGCCAGCCGGGCGGCCACCAGGGGAGCCCGGCGGGCCGTCCGTGACGAGACCGGCCAGGGCCGGGACCCCGACGGCGCCGCCGACGACGGCTCCCGGAGCTTCGGCGCGGCGCCGGCCGAGGCGTCGACCGCCGGGTCGGTGCGCTCGGTGGGGCCGGTCGACATCTCGGAGGTGCCCCGGATCGGCAGCTCGGGTGTGGCGCCGGCCGAGATCCCCGGACCGGAGCGCCCGACGGCCGTCGCGCCCGCCGTGGTCGCGGCGGCGAGCACCGGCGGTGGAGTGGTGCTGACGCCGTACTTCTTCGACATCCTGCACCTGGACGGTGTCGACCTGCTCGACGCACCGGGACACGAGCGCTGGACCGCGCTGGCCCGTACGGTGGCACCGGCCCAACTCGTCGAGCGGATCACCGTCGACACGGCCGAGCAGGCGTCTGCGGCGTTCGCCGCGGCGGTCGACGCGGGACACGAGGGGATCGTGGTCAAGGCGCCGGAGGCGGCGTACGACGCGGGTCGGCGGGGTGCCGCCTGGGTCAAGGTCAAGCCGAGGCACACCCTCGACCTCGTCGTGCTCGCCGTCGAGTGGGGCAGCGGCCGGCGCAAGGGCTGGCTGTCGAACCTGCACCTCGGTGCCCGCGATCCGGAGACCGGCGGCTTCGTGATGCTCGGCAAGACCTTCAAGGGGCTTACCGACGAGTTGCTGCGCTGGCAGACCGAGCGGTTCCAGGAGTTGGCGGTGGAGCGCGGCGACTGGGTGGTCCGGGTGCGCCCCGAGCAGGTCGTGGAGATCGCCTTCGACGGGGTGCAGAGCAGTCCCCGCTATCCGGGCGGCGTGGCGCTGCGTTTCGCCCGGGTGCTGCGCTACCGCGACGACAAGAGCGCGGCGGAGGCGGACACCATCGACACGGTACGAGCCATCCACGCGGGCCGGCGCCCCGACTGA